Proteins encoded together in one Zonotrichia leucophrys gambelii isolate GWCS_2022_RI chromosome 1, RI_Zleu_2.0, whole genome shotgun sequence window:
- the LOC135441432 gene encoding C-type lectin domain family 4 member E-like → MMNGQGRVSPGSAAPAEERGCSWLNIWVFLILALAIKAAIGTFCLWLVVPFCHSSDQPSALQQQEFSKQFSEWECGSAVPQGTDRGWTCCPKGWRRFQGSCYFLSTDMMSWDDSAQNCTGMGSQLVVITRKAEQVFLSELIRQSKEPKRDNSYIGLFAEKEGQWQWVDKTPYNVTAAFWPKGEPSEGYDENCVIIYRDTELPNNWNSVRCLNYHRICEAAAVTV, encoded by the exons ccccagcagaagagagaggctgctcctggctgaacATTTGGGTCTTCCTTATTTTGGCCCTTGCAATCAAAGCTGCCATTGGGACCTTTTGCCTCTGGCTTG TGGTTCCCTTCTGCCACAGCAGTGaccagccctcagccctgcagcagcaggagttcTCCAAGCAGTTCTCGGAGTGGGAGTGCGGCTCAGCGGTGCCACAAGGCACAG ACCGAGGCTGGACGTGCTGCCCAAAGGGCTGGAGAAGGTTTCAAGGAAGCTGCTATTTCCTGTCCACTGACATGATGTCATGGGATGACAGTGCACAGAACTGCACTGGGATGGGCTCCCAGCTGGTAGTGATCAccaggaaggcagagcag GTATTCCTCTCTGAGCTGATAAGGCAATCTAAAGAACCTAAACGAGACAATTCATATATCGGACTGTTTGCAGAGAAGGAGGGCCAGTGGCAGTGGGTGGACAAGACTCCCTACAATGTGACAGCAGC GTTCTGGCCAAAAGGAGAACCAAGTGAAGGCTATGATGAGAATTGCGTTATAATCTACAGGGATACTGAACTACCCAACAACTGGAATAGTGTCAGATGTTTGAACTATCATCGAATTTGTGAAGCTGCAGCAGTAACTGTGTGA